Proteins encoded together in one uncultured Desulfosarcina sp. window:
- the aroB gene encoding 3-dehydroquinate synthase — protein sequence MKKLLVRGASGSSQLLVGESIDNLIAYIDPRRTVIVTDTTIEGLYRQRFPDCPIITIGLGEKIKTLDTVAKIYGQLVELEADRSSLILGIGGGIVCDIAGFVASTYMRGLSFGFVATTLLAQVDASVGGKNGVNFGGYKNMVGVFNQPDFVICDMTALQSLPVREVLCGFAEIIKHGAIADDRMLDFLDAHQDEALRLDKAIVEYLVYRSVEIKAKVVTQDEREKGERRKLNFGHTFGHAIEKLTGIPHGEAVGIGMVLAAKLSVKMGLLHAREAARLERIIAGYGLPVRPPVDLAAMLAAIRKDKKREGDLIHFVLLESLGRARVEELAFDELHAYMSSVETN from the coding sequence ATGAAGAAATTACTGGTTCGCGGTGCCTCCGGTTCTTCCCAGTTGCTGGTGGGTGAATCCATTGACAACCTGATTGCTTACATCGACCCACGCCGGACGGTGATCGTCACCGACACGACGATTGAGGGCCTTTATCGACAGCGCTTTCCCGACTGTCCGATAATTACGATCGGCCTGGGTGAGAAGATAAAAACACTGGACACCGTGGCAAAGATCTATGGGCAACTGGTGGAACTGGAAGCCGACCGATCGAGTCTTATCCTGGGGATCGGGGGCGGCATTGTCTGCGACATCGCCGGATTCGTTGCCTCCACCTATATGCGGGGATTGTCCTTCGGGTTTGTCGCCACGACCCTGCTGGCCCAGGTGGATGCCAGTGTGGGCGGCAAAAACGGCGTGAATTTCGGCGGGTACAAGAACATGGTGGGGGTGTTCAATCAGCCTGATTTTGTCATTTGCGACATGACGGCGCTGCAAAGCCTGCCGGTCCGGGAGGTGCTCTGCGGTTTCGCCGAGATCATCAAACACGGTGCCATCGCCGACGATCGCATGCTCGATTTTCTGGATGCTCACCAGGACGAAGCCCTGAGACTGGACAAAGCCATCGTGGAATACCTGGTCTATCGGTCCGTGGAAATCAAGGCCAAGGTGGTGACCCAGGACGAACGCGAGAAAGGCGAGCGGCGCAAACTGAACTTCGGCCACACCTTCGGCCATGCCATTGAAAAACTCACCGGCATCCCCCACGGGGAGGCCGTAGGCATCGGAATGGTATTGGCGGCGAAGCTGTCTGTGAAGATGGGGCTGCTGCATGCGCGGGAGGCTGCCCGCTTAGAGCGGATCATCGCCGGCTATGGCCTTCCGGTGCGCCCGCCCGTAGACCTTGCCGCCATGCTGGCTGCAATTCGCAAGGACAAAAAACGTGAAGGCGATCTCATTCATTTCGTTCTTCTGGAGAGCCTGGGCCGCGCCCGGGTGGAAGAACTGGCCTTCGACGAGCTGCATGCCTACATGAGCAGCGTGGAGACGAACTGA
- a CDS encoding VPLPA-CTERM sorting domain-containing protein gives MNRLKRMLHYRFQSRTAIVAFALLIFVAGVLQAPMLAKADTFTETFLGGIGDGDYFDVSEGWYARFVFNLTMLGETAALYSPSDSVESYRETPTDDETTFIANAYQIEAAELGFTFASADIASEEITIYSSFMDGDENLGTYQFELGNVWTLLSGSYKTAELTINLLDYGLENYLEDGRFITLVIAFESGCLPNDFRIDTASLTVEATPVPIPAGIWLLGAGLLGLSGIRRKLKGRLL, from the coding sequence ATGAACAGGTTAAAAAGAATGCTACACTACCGTTTTCAATCAAGAACCGCAATTGTCGCTTTCGCCTTGTTGATTTTCGTTGCAGGCGTTTTGCAGGCGCCTATGTTAGCAAAAGCGGACACCTTTACCGAAACATTTCTTGGGGGGATTGGTGACGGGGACTATTTCGATGTTTCTGAAGGGTGGTATGCACGGTTTGTATTCAATTTGACTATGTTGGGCGAAACAGCAGCTCTATATAGTCCCTCCGATAGTGTAGAGAGCTATAGGGAAACACCGACAGATGATGAAACGACATTCATCGCCAACGCATACCAAATCGAGGCGGCTGAACTCGGATTTACTTTTGCGTCAGCTGATATTGCTTCCGAAGAGATAACCATCTATTCAAGCTTCATGGATGGAGATGAGAATTTGGGAACCTACCAGTTCGAGCTTGGAAACGTTTGGACATTGTTGTCCGGATCATACAAAACTGCGGAACTGACAATAAATTTGCTTGACTACGGTCTCGAAAATTATTTGGAAGATGGCCGGTTCATTACCCTTGTCATTGCCTTCGAAAGCGGGTGCTTGCCTAACGACTTCCGGATCGATACAGCGTCGTTGACGGTGGAAGCGACGCCGGTGCCGATTCCGGCCGGAATCTGGCTGCTTGGCGCAGGTTTGCTCGGGCTGTCCGGCATCCGTAGAAAATTAAAGGGTAGATTGCTCTAA
- a CDS encoding peptidylprolyl isomerase, with translation MSNQKESYKEKIDRATAVFETNMGTFEAELYAKECPETVWNFINLAEGRQETVRGGNYYDGLSFHRIIEGFVIQGGCPFGNGTGGPGYQFKDEFHPDLRHDGPGVLSMANAGPGTNGSQFFVTLAPTPHLDDRHSVFGKVTEGMDVVMKIGSIATGPMDKPAEPVIMKKVTIKR, from the coding sequence ATGTCCAACCAGAAAGAGAGCTACAAGGAAAAAATCGATCGGGCCACGGCGGTATTCGAGACCAATATGGGAACCTTCGAGGCGGAACTGTACGCCAAGGAGTGCCCCGAAACCGTGTGGAATTTCATCAACCTGGCCGAGGGCCGGCAGGAGACGGTCCGGGGCGGCAACTACTACGACGGCCTGAGCTTTCATCGCATTATCGAAGGTTTCGTGATTCAGGGCGGATGCCCCTTCGGCAACGGCACCGGCGGCCCGGGCTATCAGTTCAAAGACGAATTCCATCCCGATTTGCGTCACGACGGCCCCGGGGTCCTCTCCATGGCCAATGCCGGACCCGGCACCAACGGCAGCCAGTTTTTCGTTACCCTGGCGCCGACGCCCCACCTGGACGACCGTCATTCGGTATTCGGCAAAGTCACCGAAGGCATGGATGTGGTCATGAAGATCGGCTCCATTGCCACCGGTCCCATGGACAAGCCGGCCGAACCGGTGATCATGAAGAAGGTGACCATTAAAAGATAA
- a CDS encoding response regulator, whose amino-acid sequence MAAKGKILVVDNETDQLEMVREILQRMGYEVRTTDSPQRAVEMVREVDFRVILIDLIMPEIDGTELCEQIKRVCPASAIYAYSGHAHLYSSEQLRRAGFQGTITKPATMSEIKTAIGQAM is encoded by the coding sequence ATGGCCGCAAAAGGAAAAATCCTGGTGGTGGACAACGAGACGGATCAGTTGGAGATGGTCAGGGAAATTCTCCAGCGAATGGGATACGAGGTTCGGACAACGGACAGCCCCCAAAGGGCTGTCGAAATGGTGCGAGAAGTGGACTTTCGGGTGATTCTTATCGACCTGATCATGCCCGAAATCGACGGCACCGAGCTTTGTGAGCAGATCAAACGGGTTTGTCCGGCCAGCGCCATCTACGCCTACTCCGGCCACGCCCATCTATACAGTTCCGAACAGTTGCGGCGGGCCGGGTTCCAGGGAACCATCACCAAGCCGGCCACCATGAGCGAAATCAAAACGGCCATCGGGCAGGCCATGTAG
- a CDS encoding Smr/MutS family protein, which yields MDPVVIPIDGVLDLHTFAPGELNTLLDDYIDACLDANIHDLRIIHGKGSGVLRQRVHALLKKDPRVGRYEDAPPEAGGWGATLATLIGR from the coding sequence ATGGACCCGGTAGTCATCCCCATCGACGGCGTCCTTGATCTGCACACCTTCGCCCCGGGCGAACTTAATACCCTTTTGGATGATTATATCGACGCCTGTCTCGACGCCAATATCCATGATCTGCGGATCATTCACGGCAAGGGCAGCGGCGTGCTGCGCCAACGCGTCCACGCCCTGCTGAAAAAAGACCCCCGCGTAGGGCGCTATGAAGATGCACCGCCGGAAGCTGGAGGGTGGGGGGCGACGCTGGCAACCCTTATAGGGAGGTGA
- a CDS encoding leucyl aminopeptidase produces MLELKSVNLKRARVETLIVPVCEEEDIHSDPTVKALAAAAKALAEFKGKPGDRVTLYQPEGTKIERAVLFGIGKQEKVTLETMRAFAGKAVSFCIKAGLGTMTVATPTASAFNLEAAALLKALLEGGSLGNHIFDRYKEKKEHKPVRKIVLMVTAAQKKAHADLADTVTAVCQGSIMAREWVTTPSNDKRPPDFAGMIQKTAKSAGLKAKAMDERWLKEQKFGAMLAVGQGSNAKPRLVALEYAPRDAKKTIVLVGKGVTFDSGGINLKPSGSIETMKMDMAGAAAVAGTLLAVARLKPSVRVVGVMPLVENMPSGTAIRPGDIVRSYAGKTIEIGNTDAEGRLILIDALAWAIEQYKPDTVIDLATLTGACVVALGEKIAGVFSKDRQLADAIVAAGETTHERCWPLPLPEDYKELLKNDFADMNNISSGRWGGAITAALFLSEFVGDSRWAHIDIAGPAWIKKASDYCGAGGTGFGVRLLCELLEKI; encoded by the coding sequence ATGCTTGAACTGAAGTCGGTCAACCTGAAGCGCGCCCGGGTGGAAACCCTGATCGTACCCGTATGCGAAGAAGAGGATATTCACAGCGACCCGACCGTGAAGGCGCTGGCTGCAGCAGCCAAAGCGCTGGCGGAATTCAAGGGTAAACCGGGAGATCGCGTTACCCTGTACCAACCCGAGGGAACCAAGATTGAACGAGCCGTCCTTTTCGGCATCGGCAAGCAGGAAAAGGTGACTCTCGAAACCATGCGCGCCTTTGCCGGAAAAGCCGTCAGCTTCTGCATCAAGGCCGGGTTGGGCACCATGACGGTCGCAACGCCGACGGCCTCCGCCTTCAACCTGGAAGCCGCCGCGCTCCTTAAAGCGTTGCTGGAGGGCGGCTCTCTGGGTAACCACATCTTCGACCGCTATAAAGAGAAAAAAGAGCACAAACCGGTCCGCAAGATCGTTCTCATGGTCACGGCGGCCCAGAAAAAGGCCCACGCCGATCTCGCCGATACCGTCACCGCCGTATGCCAAGGAAGCATCATGGCACGCGAGTGGGTGACCACGCCTTCCAACGACAAGCGGCCGCCGGATTTTGCCGGAATGATTCAGAAGACCGCCAAGTCGGCCGGGCTCAAGGCCAAGGCGATGGATGAGCGCTGGCTGAAGGAGCAGAAGTTTGGCGCCATGCTGGCCGTGGGGCAGGGCAGCAACGCCAAGCCGCGGCTGGTGGCCCTGGAATACGCGCCCCGGGACGCGAAAAAGACCATCGTTCTCGTCGGCAAGGGCGTGACGTTTGACTCCGGCGGAATCAACCTGAAGCCGTCGGGCAGCATCGAAACCATGAAAATGGACATGGCCGGGGCGGCCGCCGTTGCCGGTACCCTGCTGGCGGTGGCGCGCCTGAAACCGTCGGTCAGGGTGGTCGGCGTCATGCCTCTGGTGGAGAATATGCCTTCCGGAACGGCCATCCGGCCGGGAGACATCGTCCGGTCCTATGCCGGAAAAACCATCGAAATCGGCAACACCGACGCCGAGGGGCGGCTGATTCTCATCGATGCCCTGGCATGGGCCATCGAACAGTACAAGCCGGATACCGTGATCGATCTGGCCACCCTCACCGGCGCCTGTGTGGTGGCGTTGGGCGAGAAGATCGCCGGTGTTTTCTCCAAGGACCGGCAACTGGCCGATGCTATCGTGGCCGCCGGCGAAACGACCCATGAACGCTGCTGGCCGCTGCCTCTGCCGGAGGATTACAAGGAGCTTTTAAAAAACGATTTTGCCGATATGAACAACATCAGCAGCGGGCGCTGGGGCGGTGCCATCACGGCGGCCCTGTTTCTCTCCGAATTCGTCGGCGATTCGCGCTGGGCCCATATCGACATTGCCGGTCCGGCCTGGATCAAAAAAGCGTCGGATTATTGCGGGGCCGGTGGGACCGGTTTCGGCGTGCGGCTGCTGTGCGAGT
- a CDS encoding DUF3524 domain-containing protein, with translation MKFLFLESFYGGSHRDFAKGLVAHSGHDIHLATLPARFWKWRMRGAALHFIRTVGDLSAYDGIVTTGLMSLADFKALCPGRCPPVLLYLHESQTTYPLAPGEQMDLQFVFTDITTALCADRILFNSQFHFNHFFRDLPGFIGRMPEFKPHWATEEIRSKAAVLHPGCRFDPDLFEPEPLPAGPPLVVWNHRWEFDKNPEAFFDALDRVERMGIDFRLALLGETSQVKPGAFLDARSRFGEKIVYYGYVPDREQYVQWLKKGCVAVSTAIQENFGIAAVEAIRHGCLPLLPRRLSYPEILPKEFHRLFLYADDADLASKLAAILRHPERFAHHRPVLAEMMARHAWASVIDRYDRELAEVGGR, from the coding sequence ATGAAATTTCTCTTTCTGGAGTCGTTCTACGGTGGTTCCCACCGGGATTTCGCCAAGGGACTGGTGGCACACTCGGGCCACGACATCCATCTGGCGACCTTGCCCGCCCGATTCTGGAAATGGCGCATGCGCGGGGCGGCTCTGCACTTTATCCGCACAGTGGGCGACCTGTCCGCCTACGACGGAATCGTCACCACCGGCCTGATGAGCCTGGCGGATTTCAAGGCCCTTTGCCCCGGCCGCTGCCCACCCGTATTGCTTTATCTGCACGAAAGCCAGACAACCTACCCCCTGGCACCCGGTGAGCAGATGGACCTGCAGTTTGTTTTTACCGATATTACCACGGCCTTGTGCGCGGACCGGATTCTTTTCAATTCACAATTTCATTTCAATCACTTTTTCAGGGATCTTCCCGGATTTATCGGCCGGATGCCGGAATTCAAGCCCCACTGGGCCACCGAGGAAATCCGCAGCAAGGCCGCAGTCCTCCATCCGGGCTGCCGTTTCGATCCGGATCTTTTTGAACCGGAACCGCTGCCTGCCGGTCCGCCCCTGGTCGTCTGGAATCACCGCTGGGAATTCGACAAAAACCCCGAGGCCTTTTTCGACGCCCTGGATCGGGTGGAGCGCATGGGAATCGATTTTCGACTGGCGCTTCTCGGTGAAACCAGTCAGGTCAAGCCCGGGGCCTTTCTTGATGCACGATCCCGCTTCGGCGAAAAGATCGTTTACTACGGCTATGTGCCCGACAGGGAACAGTACGTCCAGTGGCTCAAAAAGGGCTGTGTTGCCGTGAGCACGGCCATTCAGGAGAACTTCGGCATTGCCGCGGTCGAAGCCATACGCCATGGCTGCCTGCCGCTGCTTCCCCGTCGGCTTTCCTACCCGGAAATTTTGCCCAAGGAATTCCACCGTCTTTTCCTGTATGCGGACGATGCGGATCTGGCCTCCAAGCTGGCTGCGATCCTGCGCCATCCCGAGCGTTTTGCCCACCACCGGCCGGTGCTTGCTGAAATGATGGCCCGTCACGCCTGGGCGTCTGTCATTGATCGTTATGATCGGGAGTTGGCGGAAGTCGGAGGAAGATAG
- a CDS encoding putative molybdenum carrier protein, translating into MMLKKIISGGQTGVDRAALDTAMRLGLPHGGWIPKGRLAEDGPLPSYYQLQEMPTEEYAARTEKNVLDSEGTLLITRGTPSGGSDYTRKMALKHGKQLLHIDLTLGQRASDAASLIASWIEMNRIETLNVAGSRASGDPAIYMDTVNILTHLLR; encoded by the coding sequence ATGATGCTGAAAAAGATTATAAGCGGCGGCCAAACCGGTGTGGACCGGGCAGCCCTGGACACGGCCATGCGCCTGGGCTTGCCCCACGGAGGCTGGATTCCCAAAGGGCGGCTTGCCGAAGACGGCCCCCTGCCCTCCTATTACCAGCTTCAAGAGATGCCCACGGAGGAATACGCCGCCCGCACGGAGAAAAACGTCCTGGATTCGGAAGGCACCCTGCTGATTACCCGGGGAACGCCCAGCGGCGGCAGCGATTATACCCGCAAAATGGCCTTAAAGCATGGCAAACAGCTGCTGCACATTGACCTGACCCTCGGCCAGCGGGCCTCCGACGCGGCATCGCTGATCGCCTCCTGGATCGAGATGAACCGCATCGAAACCCTCAACGTGGCCGGTTCCCGGGCCAGCGGTGATCCGGCCATTTACATGGACACGGTCAACATTCTCACCCACCTGCTGCGATGA